The Acidobacteriota bacterium genome contains the following window.
CGGCCGCCGGGTATTATTTCGGTGTCGATCTGCAAAAGGAATTGAACGTTCCAGTCGGTCTTCTCAATTCGTCATACGGCGGTTCGCAGGCCGAGGCCTGGACGCCAGTTGCTTACCTCAACGCCTCGCCCGATCTCAAACCGACGGTCGATCGCACTCAGGTTTGGGCGGCCGAGCGTGAAAAGGTCCGCGTCGATTACGCCGCCGCGATCGCAAAATGGCGCGAGGATCAGGATAAAGCAAAGGCGACAGGAGCAAGGCCTTCGCCATCGCCGGGTGTGCCGGACGCACTTCGCGACTATCGCATCGCGTCCTCAATTTACGACGGAATGATCGAGCCGCTGATGCCGTTCGGCATAAAAGGAGCGATCTGGTATCAGGGTGAATCGAACGAGGCTCGAGCCGAGCAGTACGGTTTATTAATGCCGACGATGATCAGAGCATGGCGTGAGCGTTGGGGCGAGGGGGATTTTCCGTTCGGGATAATTCAGCTCCCGAATTACCGTGCGGCCAAGGCTGAACCTGAAGAAGCACCATGGAGTTTCATCCGCGAAGCCCAACGCCAGACGGCGATAAATACTCCAAATACTGGACTGATCGTTACCATAGATATTGGCGAGGCGAATGACATTCACCCTAAAAACAAGGTCGATGTCGGCAAGCGAATGCTCGCTTGGGCGCTAAAGGATGTTTACGGACGAAAGATCGCCACCTCGCCGGTATTGAAAAAAACGGAGATCAAAGGCGGCAAAATTATCCTGACGTTGGATGATGTGGGAAACGGCCTGAAGATCAAGAAAGGCGATAAACTGGAAGAGTTTGCGATTGCCGGAGCCGACAAGAAGTGGATCTGGGCTGATGCCAGGATAATTGGCAAGAACAAGGTCGAGGTTTGGTCGACCGCTGTTGCGTCGCCCGTCGCGGTAAGGTATGCGTTTAACAGCAATCCGAAAAATCCAAACCTAACCAACGATTCCGGCCTCCCGGCTTCGCCGTTTCGCACCGACAACTGGCCGGATCCGACGGCGGGTAAACGATGACTGGAGTGCAAGCACCCTTGCTTGCATGTTTTCAGTTTCGCGATGGTTATTCGTGCAAGCAAGGGTGCTTGCACTCCAATCTATGTTTGATCTGAATGAACATTCCCACCGCCGATTCAACCCGCTCACGGGCGAGTGGATAATCGTGTCTCCGCACCGCACGAAGCGGCCGTGGCAGGGGCAGACCGAAAAACCGAAAGTCGAAGTTCGATCCAAATACGATTCGGAGTGCTATCTCTGTCCGGGTAATAGACGCGCGGGCGACAAGGTCAATCCCGAATACGATGGCGTTTTTGTCTTTGATAACGATTTTGCGGCACTCATGCCGGACGTTCCTGATGGCGGTTCGAACGAAGGCGGCTTGCTCCTCGCGGAGCCGGAACGCGGGGTCTCACGCGTCGTTTGTTTCTCGCCCGATCACAGCCTGACTATCGCTAGAATGGATGTTTCGTCGCTTCGCCGCGTCGTTGATACATGGGCCGACGAATATCTGGAACTCGGCGGCCGCGACTTTATCAGCCACGTCCAGATCTTTGAAAATCGCGGTGAGATGATGGGGGCAAGCAATCCGCACCCGCATTGCCAGATCTGGGCAAGCGAGAGCGTTCCAAATGAGCCGGCAAAGGAGTTCGCTCGACAATTTGCCTATTTCGAAGAGAAAGGCAGTTGCTTGTTGTGCGATTATCTGCGAATTGAAAAGGCTAGCGGCGAGCGGATCGTTTGTGAGAATGAGTTTTTCTCAGCGGTCGTGCCGTTTTGGGCCGTTTATCCATTTGAAGTGATGATACTAGGCAGCGATCATCACGGTTCGATAGCTCAATTCGGCGACGAGGAAAGGAGTGCATTTGCCGATATTCTGAAACGAATAACGACGCGTTACGACAACCTGTTTCTAACGCCGTTCCCGTATTCTATGGGTTTTCATCAAAAGCCGACCGATGGCAACGAGCATACATCAGTCCATTTTCACGCCCATTTTTACCCACCGCTGCTGCGTTCAGCGACGATCAGGAAATTTCTCGTCGGATTCGAGATCCTCGGCAGCCCGCAGCGAGATATTACTCCGGAATCAGCCGCCGCGAGGCTTCGAGCCTTGAGCGAAGTTCATCAGTTCTGACGTAGCGTACTCTGCGTCTTCCTCAGCGATCTCTGCGTTGAGAAAGTTTTTAACGCGTAGAACGCGGTGTTTGATGCAGAGAACGCAAAGAAGATAAACGTGGATCTACATTTATTAAAAGCAGGTTTCAGCGAAAAGTACGGCGGTCAGCCCCGGATTTTTCGCGCGCCCGGACGTGTGAATCTGATCGGGGAACACACCGATTACAATGACGGTTTCGTGTTGCCCGCAGCTCTCGATTTTGCGACCTATGTTGCGGCGTCGGTTCGGGATGACCGGCGTATTCGGGTGGCGTCGCTGAATTTTGACCGTGAGCTGGAATTCGACCTCGATCAGCCGCTGCAGGAAAATGAAAAGACTTGGGCAAAATATGTCCAGGGCGTCGGATTGATATTGGAGCGTGAAGGCTTTGCGCTTTGCGGGGCCGACCTGCTGATTGACAGCGATGTGCCGGTCGGTGCGGGTCTGAGTTCATCGGCGGCGCTCGAGATCTCGACGGCGTTTGCTCTCGCGACACTATCGGGACACCAGGTAGATGGGATGAAACTCGCGAGGATCGGGCAAGCGGCGGAGCATGAATTCGCCGGCGTTCGCAGCGGGATAATGGATCAATTTGTTTCGGTTTTTGGCAAGAAGGATCACGCGTTATTCCTCGACTGCCGCTCGATGGAATGGTCCGCGATCCCGACCTCGTCCGCACAATTTCTGATCTGCAACACCAAAACGAAACACGAGCTCGCTGACGGTGAATACAATAAACGCCGGGCCGAATGCGAGGCTGCTGCCGCCTTTTTCGGCAAACCCTCGCTGCGAGACGTTACGATCGAAGATCTGAATGAGCGTTCCGACGGAATGCCCGAAATTCCAAAGAAACGGGCACGGCACATTGTCACGGAGAACTCTCGAGTAGAATCATCGGTCGCGGCATTGAAAAGCGGCGACCTCGCGGAATTTGGCCAGCTGATGAACGAATCGCATAAGAGTATGCGGGATGATTTTGAGATCAGCTGTGCGGAACTCGATCTGATGGTTGAACTCGCCCACTCGAGCGGCGAAGTTCTCGGCGCCCGAATGACCGGCGGCGGATTTGGCGGATGCACGATCAATATGATGAAAGACGGTGACCACACTGATTTTATTCGCAATTTGTCCGCGGCATACACTCTTGAAACGGGGATCGTGCCCGAGATTTACGGTTGCGAGATCGGCGACGGTGTCGAAGAAGTAACCACGAGATAACACGAAAAAGCACAAAATAATAGAATTCTTTTTAGTGACTTTTCGTGTCCTTTCGTGGTTACAAACTTATTCCTCATTCTTAGCTTGAAGTGGAAATTAATTGGTAATACCATTTTATTTTCATAAATGGTTGCCTAATATCGGAAAAGTTGATATTCTTCTGTTTTCACGATGGTTAAGCGGTTTTCCGCAGCATGCGCTTTCGGATAAGCGGTTGCGAATCTAACGATCGCGCCCGCTAAATGCTGTCTTTTTTAATATTTTAATTTTTCCTTCACCTCTAAGATCATGAGTAATCAAGCAACACAAGAATCGAAATATAAACACGTTAAATACCTTTGGAACGAGGAAGAGGCAGCGAAACTCGAGGGCGTCGATCGTCTCGTTTACCGCTCGAACCGCCTTGGCGACGACCTGACGCTGACCAACACCGGCGGCGGCAACACTTCGTCAAAACTGCCTGAAACTGATCCGCTCACCGGCGAAGAAGTCGAAGTCCTCTGGCTCAAAGGCTCGGGCGGCGACCTGCGTACTGCGAAACGCGATGGTTTTGCTTCGCTCTATCTTAATAAGGTTCGCGACATGCGGGCGATCTATGAGAACGATCCAAACAACGGAGCGAAAACGCCGATCGAAGATTCGATGTACCCGATCTATTCGCACTGCACGTTCAACCTGAACCCGCGTGCCTGTTCGATCGACACGCCGCTTCACACGCTGGTGCCGTTCAAGCATGTCGATCATTTGCACCCGAACGCTGTCATCGCGATCGCCGCTTGCGTCAATCAGGAAAGATTAACTAAAGAAGTTTACGGCGAGGACGTGATCTATATTCCCTGGCAGCGTCCCGGTTTCGACATCGGGCTGAAGATCGAGCAGTTGATCAAGGACAATCCGCAGGCAAAGGGCATCCTGCTCGGCCATCACGGAATGTCTTCGTGGGACAATAACGATAAAACCTGCTACGAGACCGCTCTTGAGATCATCGACCGTGCGGCCCAGTACATCGAGGAACGCGATAAGGGCGAAGCGACCTTTGGCGGGCCGAAATACAAGGCTCTCGACGACGAAACGCGTCAGAAGCTGCAGATCGAGATCATCCCGTTCATCCGCGGACAGGTTTCGGTTTATCGCCGGTTTATCGGAACCGTGCAGGACGACCCGAAGATGCTGCGGTTTGTTAACAGCGTCGACGGCCCGCGTCTGGCGGCACTTGGAACGTCGTGCCCGGATCACTTCCTGCGTACGAAGATCAAGCCTTTATTCGTGAATTGGAATCCGGAAACGGGTGATATCGAGTCGTTGAAAACCGCGATCTCAGAAGGCCTCGTTCAGTACCGAAAAGACTACGCCGAATATTACGAACGCTGCAAGCATCCTGATTCGCCAGCAATGCGTGACCCGAATCCGACGGTTTGTTTGATCCCCGGACTTGGAATGATCGCCTGGGGCAAGAACAAGAGCGAATCGCGTGTTACTGGCGAGTTTTACAACTGCGCGATCGAGGTCATGCGTGGTGCTGAGGCGATGGACGAGTACGAGGCGATGGACCAGCAGGAGGCGTTCGACATCGAATACTGGCTGCTCGAGGAAGCAAAGCTCCAGCGTATGCCGCCGGAAAAAGAGCTTGACCGCCAGATCCACGTTATCATCGGAGCCGGTGCCGGCATCGGAAAAGAGACGGCTCACCGCATCGTCAAAGAAGGTGCCCACGTCGTCTGCGTCGATAAGGACGCGGCTTCGGCACAGGAAACTGCCGACGAGATCATCGCCAAATACGGCACCGGAATTGGCGTTTCGGGAACGGGCATCTCAAATTGCGGCGTCGCGATCGGCCTCGGCTGCGACATGACGGACCGCGAATCGGTCGCAAAAATGCTCGATCAGGTGATGCTCGCCTACGGCGGCATCGATGCCGTGATCGTCACGGCCGGAGTTTTTGTTCCGCCCGACAAGACCGGCTATATCGAAGACAAAATGTGGGATTTCACCTTTGGCATCAACGTCAAAGGAGCCTATATCGTCGCCGACGAAGCTCACAAAGTATTCAAAAAACAGGGGCTTACGGGCAATGTTATTTTGACGACGAGTGCGAATGCAGTAGTTGCGAAAAAGGGAAGCCTCGCCTACGACACCAGCAAAGCGGCTGCAAACCACCTGGTTCGCGAGCTTGCGATCGAGTATTCACCGATGCTTCGCGTCAACGCTGTTGCTCCGGCGACGGTTGTTAAAGGCAGTACGATGTTCCCGCGTGACCGCGTAATTGCGTCTCTGGCAAAGTACAATATTCCCTTCGAGGATTCGGAAGACACAGATGTTTTGACCGAGAAATTGTCCAATTTCTACGCGAAACGTTCACTCACGCAGACGCCGATCGAACCTTCGGATCAGGCTGAAGCGATCTTCCTCTTGCTTTCGAAACGTCTGAGCAAAACCACCGGCCACATCATTCCCGTAGACGGCGGTTTGGCAGACGGATTTATGCGTTAGACTGGAGGGCGAGCATCTTGCTCGCCTATCCCTCCCTACAGCAAAATAGTCAGGGTGAGCAGAGATGCTCACCCTCCAGTCGGAGAAAATATGGCGGCAAACTTTGAGATCGAACAGGATTTTATCGCTGAGCAAAATAGGGCGAACAGTGCTTGGCTTGCCGAAGACCTCGAATATCTCGGCAAAAAACTTGGCCGCCGCGGCGTCGATGTTGAGACGCTGATCGAAAAGGCTCGTGCTCTTAAGGTTGCTGTTCCATCCTGGGGCGTCGGCACGGGCGGCACGCGTTTCGCACGTTTTCCCGGGCAAGGCGAGCCGCGTGGTATATTCGAAAAGCTCGAAGATTGCTCGACCATCAACAAACTCGTTCGTACGACTCCCGCAGTTTCGCTTCATATTCCGTGGGATAAGCCTGAGCAGACCGAGCAACTCGTTTCCGCCGCAGCTCAGCACGGACTCGAATTCGACGCGATGAATTCGAACACGTTTCAGGATCAGGTTGGCCAGAAGCAGTCATACAAATACGGCAGCCTTTCCCATGAAGACGCCGCCACTAGAAAACAGTCCGTCGAGCATAATATTGAGTGTATCGAGATCGGTAAAAAGATCGGTTCCAAAGCTTTGACCGTTTGGGTCGGCGACGGCAGCAACTTTGCCGGACAGTCGAACTTTCGCGGAGCTCTCGAACGCTATCTCGACTCGATGCGGGAGATCTACGCGGCTGTTCCGGACGACTGGAAACTCTTCATCGAGCACAAATTTTTCGAACCGGCATTTTATTCGTCGGTCATCAACGATTGGGGGACGAGCTACATCTGTGCGACCGAACTCGGGCCGAAGGCTGCGTGCCTCGTTGATCTCGGGCATCACGCACCGAACGTGAA
Protein-coding sequences here:
- a CDS encoding sialate O-acetylesterase codes for the protein MKSLQVLFLIAFVAIAVHAEVRLPDVIGSSMVLQQKMTVPIWGTAEPGEAVTVSFAGQKKTDIAGQDGKWRVDLGKLAASFTPQTMTIAGKNTIELKDILVGEVWLVSGQSNMQRLLRETDNGEAVQAAANHPNIRLFNASREVAFKKKQGKLGEWRACTPESVKEFSAAGYYFGVDLQKELNVPVGLLNSSYGGSQAEAWTPVAYLNASPDLKPTVDRTQVWAAEREKVRVDYAAAIAKWREDQDKAKATGARPSPSPGVPDALRDYRIASSIYDGMIEPLMPFGIKGAIWYQGESNEARAEQYGLLMPTMIRAWRERWGEGDFPFGIIQLPNYRAAKAEPEEAPWSFIREAQRQTAINTPNTGLIVTIDIGEANDIHPKNKVDVGKRMLAWALKDVYGRKIATSPVLKKTEIKGGKIILTLDDVGNGLKIKKGDKLEEFAIAGADKKWIWADARIIGKNKVEVWSTAVASPVAVRYAFNSNPKNPNLTNDSGLPASPFRTDNWPDPTAGKR
- a CDS encoding UDP-glucose--hexose-1-phosphate uridylyltransferase translates to MFDLNEHSHRRFNPLTGEWIIVSPHRTKRPWQGQTEKPKVEVRSKYDSECYLCPGNRRAGDKVNPEYDGVFVFDNDFAALMPDVPDGGSNEGGLLLAEPERGVSRVVCFSPDHSLTIARMDVSSLRRVVDTWADEYLELGGRDFISHVQIFENRGEMMGASNPHPHCQIWASESVPNEPAKEFARQFAYFEEKGSCLLCDYLRIEKASGERIVCENEFFSAVVPFWAVYPFEVMILGSDHHGSIAQFGDEERSAFADILKRITTRYDNLFLTPFPYSMGFHQKPTDGNEHTSVHFHAHFYPPLLRSATIRKFLVGFEILGSPQRDITPESAAARLRALSEVHQF
- a CDS encoding galactokinase produces the protein MDLHLLKAGFSEKYGGQPRIFRAPGRVNLIGEHTDYNDGFVLPAALDFATYVAASVRDDRRIRVASLNFDRELEFDLDQPLQENEKTWAKYVQGVGLILEREGFALCGADLLIDSDVPVGAGLSSSAALEISTAFALATLSGHQVDGMKLARIGQAAEHEFAGVRSGIMDQFVSVFGKKDHALFLDCRSMEWSAIPTSSAQFLICNTKTKHELADGEYNKRRAECEAAAAFFGKPSLRDVTIEDLNERSDGMPEIPKKRARHIVTENSRVESSVAALKSGDLAEFGQLMNESHKSMRDDFEISCAELDLMVELAHSSGEVLGARMTGGGFGGCTINMMKDGDHTDFIRNLSAAYTLETGIVPEIYGCEIGDGVEEVTTR
- a CDS encoding bifunctional rhamnulose-1-phosphate aldolase/short-chain dehydrogenase, which translates into the protein MSNQATQESKYKHVKYLWNEEEAAKLEGVDRLVYRSNRLGDDLTLTNTGGGNTSSKLPETDPLTGEEVEVLWLKGSGGDLRTAKRDGFASLYLNKVRDMRAIYENDPNNGAKTPIEDSMYPIYSHCTFNLNPRACSIDTPLHTLVPFKHVDHLHPNAVIAIAACVNQERLTKEVYGEDVIYIPWQRPGFDIGLKIEQLIKDNPQAKGILLGHHGMSSWDNNDKTCYETALEIIDRAAQYIEERDKGEATFGGPKYKALDDETRQKLQIEIIPFIRGQVSVYRRFIGTVQDDPKMLRFVNSVDGPRLAALGTSCPDHFLRTKIKPLFVNWNPETGDIESLKTAISEGLVQYRKDYAEYYERCKHPDSPAMRDPNPTVCLIPGLGMIAWGKNKSESRVTGEFYNCAIEVMRGAEAMDEYEAMDQQEAFDIEYWLLEEAKLQRMPPEKELDRQIHVIIGAGAGIGKETAHRIVKEGAHVVCVDKDAASAQETADEIIAKYGTGIGVSGTGISNCGVAIGLGCDMTDRESVAKMLDQVMLAYGGIDAVIVTAGVFVPPDKTGYIEDKMWDFTFGINVKGAYIVADEAHKVFKKQGLTGNVILTTSANAVVAKKGSLAYDTSKAAANHLVRELAIEYSPMLRVNAVAPATVVKGSTMFPRDRVIASLAKYNIPFEDSEDTDVLTEKLSNFYAKRSLTQTPIEPSDQAEAIFLLLSKRLSKTTGHIIPVDGGLADGFMR
- the rhaI gene encoding L-rhamnose catabolism isomerase codes for the protein MAANFEIEQDFIAEQNRANSAWLAEDLEYLGKKLGRRGVDVETLIEKARALKVAVPSWGVGTGGTRFARFPGQGEPRGIFEKLEDCSTINKLVRTTPAVSLHIPWDKPEQTEQLVSAAAQHGLEFDAMNSNTFQDQVGQKQSYKYGSLSHEDAATRKQSVEHNIECIEIGKKIGSKALTVWVGDGSNFAGQSNFRGALERYLDSMREIYAAVPDDWKLFIEHKFFEPAFYSSVINDWGTSYICATELGPKAACLVDLGHHAPNVNIEQIVSRLIQFKKLGGFHFNDSKYGDDDLDAGSVKPFQLFLIFNELVDAELSRVEGFDPCYMLDQSHNVTDPIESLVASSIEISRAFVQAHMVDRAKLREAQKAGDAITALGTLKEAFTTDVSPILAAARERSGGAIDPIAVYRASGYRTQKAKERPAQIGISAGIV